The Synchiropus splendidus isolate RoL2022-P1 chromosome 11, RoL_Sspl_1.0, whole genome shotgun sequence genome contains a region encoding:
- the sybl1 gene encoding vesicle-associated membrane protein 7 codes for MAILFAVVARGTTILAKHAWCGGNFLEVTEQILAKIPSENNKLTYSHGSYLFHYICHDRIIYLCITDDDFERSRAFSFLSEVKKRFQTTYGSRAQTALPYAMNSEFSSTLAAQMKHHADPRGADRVTETQLQVDDLKGIMVRNIDLVAQRGEKLELLIDKTENLVDSSVTFKTTSRNLARAMCMKNLKLTLVIVLVSLVVIYIIVSAACGGLNWPSCV; via the exons atggcaatccTCTTTGCCGTGGTGGCCCGTGGAACCACCATCCTTGCCAAACATGCCTGGTGTGGAGGCAACTTCCTGGAAGTGACGGAGCAGATCTTAGCCAAAATCCCCTCCGAAAATAACAAACTGACCTACAGCCACGGCAG CTACctttttcattacatttgtcATGACAGAATCATCTACCTTTGCATTACTGATGAT GACTTTGAGAGGTCACGCGCTTTCAGTTTCCTGAGCGAGGTCAAGAAGCGTTTCCAGACGACATATGGGTCTCGCGCACAAACAGCCTTACCGTACGCCATGAATAGTGAATTCTCCTCAACACTGGCTGCTCAGATG AAACACCACGCAGATCCACGTGGAGCTGATCGCGTGACTGAGACACAGCTGCAAGTGGATGACCTGAAAGGCATTATGGTCAGAAACATAG ATTTAGTAGCTCAAAGAGGTGAGAAGTTGGAGCTGTTGATTGACAAGACGGAAAACCTGGTGGATTCT TCGGTCACCTTCAAGACAACGAGTCGTAACCTGGCACGGGCCATGTGCATGAAGAACCTGAAGCTGACTTTGGTCATCGTGCTGGTTAGTCTG GTGGTCATCTACATCATCGTTTCTGCCGCCTGTGGAGGCCTCAACTGGCCGTCCTGTGTATGA